From the Dehalococcoidales bacterium genome, one window contains:
- a CDS encoding response regulator: MVTGNAEVLIVDDEPHLCDALHRILTREGYCVRTALDGETALELCRQKAPDVLLLDVMMPGMDGREVCRRVRESAVATLIIYFTARTDSADLPKLRQLRHEADALIAKPCTTKMILSKVRNALEGAL, encoded by the coding sequence ATGGTAACAGGCAATGCCGAAGTACTGATAGTCGACGATGAACCACATCTGTGCGATGCCCTGCACCGCATACTGACGAGGGAGGGATACTGTGTCAGAACAGCTCTGGACGGTGAGACAGCCCTGGAGCTCTGCCGGCAGAAAGCGCCTGACGTGCTGTTGCTGGATGTGATGATGCCCGGAATGGACGGCAGGGAAGTATGCCGGAGGGTGCGCGAGTCCGCAGTAGCAACCTTAATTATCTACTTCACCGCCCGGACGGACAGCGCCGACCTCCCGAAACTGCGGCAGCTTCGCCACGAGGCGGATGCCCTTATCGCCAAGCCTTGCACAACAAAAATGATACTATCCAAGGTAAGGAATGCGCTGGAGGGTGCTCTCTAA